The nucleotide window CAGCAACTGATGATTAGCAACATGTTTGCTAAAAAATACATTCAAAAATGGCAAATCAAAAGGAATATTATGTGCTACCAACAAAACATCCGGGGTAATCACACCCTGCAAATGCTCAAGCAACTCTGCTTCCTCAACGCCATCTTGTTTTGACATCTCCATAGTAATTCCGGTCAATTGCTGAATCTTCGGCGGAATATAACTGCGGCGCAACAAAATACTCTGCTGATCCACCTCGCCGTCCGGTGTTACTAACCGGTACCCAAACTCCAGCAATTTATCACGACTCGGATTAAAACCAGTCGTCTCAACATCAAACACCATAACTTTCTGCTCAATCATCAAACTCACCTCAATACTCTTATTATAGCATAATTTTTATTGAGGAAAAAAGGAAAAGAA belongs to Culicoidibacter larvae and includes:
- a CDS encoding PolC-type DNA polymerase III, which produces MIEQKVMVFDVETTGFNPSRDKLLEFGYRLVTPDGEVDQQSILLRRSYIPPKIQQLTGITMEMSKQDGVEEAELLEHLQGVITPDVLLVAHNIPFDLPFLNVFFSKHVANHQLLTNDFIDTLTLARAYCPAPHKLGDVCRYLNIPLENAHRALNDVIATWQVFDTLNDNYDIDEFRNVIAYKTKYGVNKNLQLNGKEVYKSY